Proteins from a genomic interval of Kaistia defluvii:
- a CDS encoding IclR family transcriptional regulator gives MTETETLERSRPETATATGGERKRGIDRVIILLEALLRQRAPMRVGDIARRIGAPRSTTYEIVNRLLEADMLETVGTDGHVYFGRAMHLFGWAYSHHNAHYPRIIETLDRLAAETGETVQLCSLRGNKYVVLDCRDSAGPFRISSQVGVEVPIPWTASGRLLLSHMDEDAVRAFIPPEDYRLPDGRWLPQEEFLEAIALARQQGYSESAALADRFTWCLAAPILDGRGAMTLTLCFVLPIDTPEARRIELLALLRERAASLGLVGE, from the coding sequence ATGACGGAAACCGAGACCCTAGAAAGAAGCCGGCCCGAGACAGCAACGGCAACCGGGGGCGAGCGCAAGCGCGGCATTGACCGCGTCATCATCCTGCTGGAGGCGCTGCTGCGTCAGCGGGCGCCGATGCGCGTCGGCGACATCGCCCGGCGGATCGGCGCGCCGCGCTCGACGACCTACGAGATCGTCAATCGCCTGCTCGAAGCCGACATGCTGGAGACGGTGGGAACCGACGGGCATGTCTATTTCGGCCGCGCCATGCACCTGTTCGGCTGGGCCTACAGCCACCACAACGCGCATTATCCGCGCATCATCGAGACGCTCGACCGGCTGGCCGCCGAAACCGGCGAGACGGTGCAGCTCTGCAGCCTGCGCGGCAACAAATATGTCGTGCTCGATTGCCGCGATTCCGCCGGGCCGTTCCGCATTTCCAGCCAGGTCGGCGTCGAGGTGCCGATCCCCTGGACGGCTTCGGGTCGGCTGCTTCTCAGCCACATGGACGAGGACGCGGTCCGCGCCTTCATCCCGCCAGAGGATTACCGGCTGCCGGATGGACGGTGGCTGCCGCAGGAAGAATTCCTGGAAGCCATCGCGCTGGCGCGCCAGCAGGGCTACAGCGAGAGCGCGGCGCTGGCCGACCGTTTCACCTGGTGCCTGGCGGCGCCGATCCTTGACGGACGCGGCGCCATGACCCTGACGCTCTGCTTCGTGCTGCCGATCGATACGCCGGAGGCCCGCCGCATCGAACTGCTGGCCCTGCTGCGCGAACGCGCCGCCAGCCTCGGCCTCGTCGGCGAATAG
- a CDS encoding ABC transporter permease — MSNASISPHARSGSLYWAIQAKRNIGVRGLFVVVLAFMVAYGFLFHGLFTGSGFAKFTQSWFPLALVAMAQAILMLTGGISLAIGALVSLGAVLAATTMTGPLGVAGGTALVCLVGLGIGAATGVIVVRLRLPAIVVTLAGSFIIAGAALLVLPRPGGAMPPWLSDLLAGNTPAAFGVLVVVVLLWKLYLATPLGLSLYAAGENPVGAYRSGVPVDAARIAAYAISGLLCTGAGLFVAAQTGSGDPIIGNSFTLNSIAAAVLGGIGFLGGQGTMRGALAGSLLLSLMISVMFFLGFTPVAQYVAQGLIIIGAVAIPQFRMRAR; from the coding sequence ATGAGCAACGCATCCATCTCCCCGCACGCCCGTTCGGGCTCGCTCTATTGGGCGATCCAGGCCAAGCGCAATATCGGCGTGCGCGGCCTGTTCGTCGTCGTGCTGGCCTTCATGGTCGCCTATGGCTTCCTGTTCCACGGCCTCTTCACCGGATCGGGCTTCGCCAAGTTCACCCAGAGCTGGTTCCCGCTTGCCCTCGTCGCCATGGCGCAGGCTATCCTCATGCTGACGGGCGGCATCAGCCTCGCCATCGGCGCGCTGGTCAGCCTCGGCGCGGTGCTGGCCGCCACCACCATGACCGGCCCGCTCGGCGTCGCCGGCGGCACGGCGCTGGTCTGCCTCGTCGGTCTTGGCATCGGCGCCGCAACTGGCGTCATCGTCGTGCGCCTGCGCCTGCCGGCCATCGTCGTGACGCTGGCCGGTTCGTTCATCATCGCCGGCGCGGCGCTTCTGGTGCTGCCGCGGCCGGGCGGGGCCATGCCGCCCTGGCTGTCGGATCTGCTGGCCGGCAACACGCCAGCGGCCTTCGGCGTGCTGGTCGTCGTCGTGCTGCTCTGGAAGCTCTATCTGGCAACGCCGCTCGGCCTCAGCCTCTATGCCGCCGGCGAAAATCCGGTTGGCGCCTATCGCTCCGGCGTGCCGGTCGATGCGGCGCGGATCGCTGCCTATGCGATCAGCGGCCTGCTCTGCACCGGCGCCGGCCTGTTCGTCGCGGCGCAGACCGGCTCCGGCGATCCGATCATCGGCAATTCCTTCACGCTCAACTCGATCGCCGCCGCCGTTCTCGGCGGCATCGGCTTCCTCGGGGGCCAGGGCACCATGCGCGGCGCGCTCGCCGGCAGTCTGCTGCTCAGCCTGATGATCTCGGTCATGTTCTTCCTGGGCTTCACGCCGGTGGCGCAATATGTGGCGCAGGGCCTGATCATCATTGGCGCCGTCGCCATTCCGCAATTCCGCATGAGGGCCCGATGA
- a CDS encoding sugar ABC transporter ATP-binding protein, translating into MASSVPILAARGVSKAFFGNPVLRSVSISLEPGRIHALLGENGAGKSTLINLLSGALRPDSGTIEIDGKAVSRHSPPEARRAGIAVVQQELSLTNSLSIAENIGLGAYPRRFGLVDYPALAAGAKAACDLVGLNEPLATPVGELSLGRRQMVEIAKALYRKPRVLILDEPTSSLSATETRILTTLLEKLRSEGIAILYISHRLDEVMQLCQHVTVLKDGTCTADRPLEGVNAAGLVRLMVGRDPGDLFPRWDSMRTERVAVSVNRFAAGLMRDVDLEVRAGEVVGIGGLVGQGQEDLLLGLYGAIPAKAASAVINDASGLPANVPQANTRGLAYVPADRKREGLHLIHPIVTNLMLPAFARMPALKLRSRARERETAMGLALQFAIKGDLGRAAQALSGGNQQKVALAKWMPLDPAVLLLNDPTRGVDVETKREIYAMLRAFAAAGKAVVLLSSDTPELVHLCDRVAVVREGRVVTLLERGELSEEAIVAAAMGAEPERAAA; encoded by the coding sequence GTGGCATCGTCCGTGCCCATCCTCGCCGCGCGCGGGGTGTCGAAGGCGTTCTTCGGCAACCCGGTCCTGCGCTCGGTGTCCATCTCCCTCGAGCCGGGCCGCATCCATGCGCTGCTCGGCGAGAATGGCGCGGGCAAGTCCACGCTGATCAACCTGCTGTCCGGCGCTCTGCGTCCGGACAGCGGGACTATCGAGATCGACGGCAAGGCCGTCTCGCGCCACAGCCCGCCGGAGGCGCGCCGCGCCGGCATCGCGGTGGTGCAACAGGAACTGAGCCTCACCAATTCGCTGTCGATCGCGGAAAATATCGGCCTCGGCGCTTATCCGCGCCGCTTCGGGCTGGTGGACTACCCGGCACTGGCGGCAGGGGCGAAGGCGGCCTGCGACCTTGTCGGCCTGAACGAACCGCTTGCGACGCCGGTCGGGGAATTGTCGCTTGGCCGCCGCCAGATGGTCGAGATCGCCAAGGCGCTCTATCGCAAGCCGCGCGTGCTGATCCTCGACGAGCCCACCTCGTCGCTCTCCGCCACCGAAACGCGCATCCTCACCACGCTCCTGGAAAAGCTGCGCAGCGAGGGCATCGCCATTCTCTATATCTCGCACCGCCTGGACGAGGTGATGCAGCTTTGCCAGCACGTTACCGTGCTGAAGGACGGCACCTGCACGGCGGACCGCCCGCTCGAGGGCGTCAATGCCGCCGGGCTGGTGCGGCTGATGGTCGGACGCGATCCCGGCGACCTGTTCCCGCGCTGGGACAGCATGCGGACCGAGCGCGTCGCGGTTTCCGTCAACCGGTTTGCGGCCGGGCTCATGCGCGATGTCGATCTCGAAGTCCGCGCAGGCGAGGTCGTCGGCATTGGCGGCCTGGTCGGGCAGGGACAGGAAGACCTGCTGCTCGGCCTCTATGGCGCCATTCCCGCCAAGGCGGCCTCAGCCGTGATCAACGACGCGTCGGGACTTCCCGCCAACGTTCCCCAGGCCAATACGCGCGGGCTCGCCTATGTGCCGGCCGACCGCAAGCGCGAGGGCCTGCACCTGATCCATCCGATCGTGACCAATCTGATGCTGCCCGCCTTCGCCCGCATGCCGGCGCTGAAATTGCGCAGCCGCGCCCGCGAGCGCGAGACGGCGATGGGCCTGGCGCTGCAATTCGCCATCAAGGGCGATCTCGGCCGCGCCGCGCAGGCGCTTTCGGGCGGCAACCAGCAGAAGGTCGCGCTGGCGAAATGGATGCCGCTCGATCCCGCCGTGCTGCTTCTGAACGACCCGACGCGCGGCGTCGATGTCGAGACCAAGCGGGAGATCTACGCCATGCTTCGCGCTTTCGCGGCCGCCGGCAAGGCGGTCGTGCTGCTCAGCTCCGACACGCCGGAGCTCGTCCATCTCTGCGATCGCGTCGCGGTCGTGCGCGAGGGGCGGGTGGTCACGCTGCTTGAGCGGGGCGAACTGAGCGAGGAGGCGATCGTCGCCGCCGCCATGGGCGCCGAGCCGGAAAGGGCGGCGGCATGA
- a CDS encoding LacI family DNA-binding transcriptional regulator has protein sequence MSDKPISIRDVAERAGVSPGTVSNVMNGSKPVNPALAERVRQAARELGYQADRAAALLRTGKARIIAVLVPDLDNPFFTSVVSAVETSLRDQGYELIVASSNGDEATEHSRLAAMLAWRPAGLVVIPCSDDFSARARIEQAGVPYVIADRITREPTADTVSVDNEDAGTIGARHLLDLGHRNILVAASVLTLGNIRERCAGIGATLARAGLPPPVVLEAGGHFELAATRLSQWLDANRWPTAILALTNFTTLGALAALAERQIGIPRPISLIGFDDYAWMRARATPLTAIRQPVTEIGEAIWARLKARIDGDVSPPAHIQLKCSLEIRASTAAPSVEDGISTGAA, from the coding sequence ATGTCGGACAAGCCGATTTCCATACGCGACGTCGCCGAGCGGGCGGGCGTGTCGCCCGGCACCGTCTCGAATGTCATGAACGGCAGCAAGCCGGTCAATCCGGCGCTCGCGGAGCGGGTCCGCCAGGCGGCGCGCGAACTGGGCTACCAGGCCGACCGGGCGGCGGCGCTGCTGCGCACCGGCAAGGCGCGGATCATCGCCGTACTGGTCCCCGATCTCGACAACCCCTTCTTCACCTCGGTGGTTTCCGCGGTCGAAACCTCGCTGCGCGACCAGGGCTACGAACTCATCGTCGCCAGTTCCAATGGCGACGAGGCGACCGAGCATTCGCGCCTCGCCGCCATGCTGGCCTGGCGCCCGGCGGGACTGGTCGTCATCCCCTGCTCCGACGACTTTTCTGCCCGCGCTCGGATCGAGCAGGCCGGCGTGCCCTATGTCATCGCCGATCGCATCACCCGCGAGCCCACCGCCGACACCGTATCGGTCGACAATGAGGACGCCGGCACCATCGGCGCGCGGCATCTGCTCGACCTTGGCCATCGCAACATCCTGGTCGCCGCCTCCGTGCTCACGCTTGGCAACATCCGCGAGCGCTGCGCCGGCATTGGCGCGACGCTGGCGCGCGCGGGCCTGCCGCCGCCCGTCGTTCTCGAGGCGGGCGGCCATTTCGAACTGGCCGCCACCCGTCTCTCGCAATGGCTCGATGCCAACCGCTGGCCGACGGCCATTCTGGCGCTGACCAATTTCACCACGCTCGGCGCGCTCGCGGCACTGGCGGAACGGCAGATCGGCATTCCGCGACCGATCTCGCTGATCGGCTTCGACGACTATGCCTGGATGCGGGCGCGCGCCACGCCGCTGACCGCGATCCGCCAGCCGGTAACGGAAATCGGCGAGGCGATCTGGGCGCGGCTCAAGGCACGGATCGATGGCGATGTTTCGCCGCCGGCGCATATCCAGCTGAAATGCAGCCTGGAGATCCGCGCCTCGACGGCCGCGCCTTCGGTAGAAGACGGAATTTCAACAGGGGCCGCTTGA
- the galE gene encoding UDP-glucose 4-epimerase GalE, producing MTARGAILVTGGAGYIGSHTCKQLAMAGYLPVAFDNLARGHRSAVRWGPLVEGDIRDVAALEGAIRRYRPDAICHIAALAYVGESVADPAAYYSNNVLGTLSVLDAARRTGIDRLVFSSSCATYGEPDVLPVPEGAEQRPISPYGRSKLMGEQIIRDYAHAYDSRYVILRYFNACGCDPAGEIGEWHSHETHLVPRVLMAAHGILASIEIYGDDHATPDGTCVRDYIHVTDLARAHGLALEHLARGGENLALNLGTGQGLSVQQILDAAARQTGNPVPSTIQPRRQGDPPILYADPSLARRTLGFTTQHSDIDTILGTALAELASRQPKSIVQAT from the coding sequence ATGACGGCGCGGGGCGCGATCCTGGTAACGGGCGGCGCCGGCTATATCGGCAGCCATACCTGCAAGCAACTGGCCATGGCCGGCTACCTGCCCGTTGCTTTCGACAATCTCGCCCGCGGCCATCGCAGCGCCGTGCGCTGGGGCCCCTTGGTCGAGGGCGACATTCGCGATGTAGCGGCTCTGGAAGGCGCCATCCGGCGCTACAGGCCCGACGCCATCTGCCATATCGCCGCCCTCGCCTATGTCGGCGAGTCCGTCGCCGATCCGGCGGCCTATTATTCCAACAACGTCCTGGGCACGCTTTCCGTCCTCGACGCCGCGCGCAGGACCGGCATCGATCGGCTGGTCTTTTCCAGCAGTTGCGCGACCTATGGCGAGCCGGACGTCCTGCCCGTGCCGGAAGGTGCCGAGCAACGGCCGATCAGCCCGTATGGACGATCGAAGCTGATGGGCGAGCAGATCATCCGGGACTATGCCCACGCCTATGACAGCCGCTACGTGATCCTGCGCTATTTCAATGCCTGCGGCTGCGACCCCGCGGGCGAGATCGGCGAGTGGCACTCGCACGAGACGCATCTTGTACCGCGGGTATTGATGGCTGCCCATGGCATCCTGGCCTCGATCGAGATCTATGGCGACGATCACGCGACGCCGGACGGCACCTGTGTGCGCGACTATATCCATGTCACCGATCTGGCCCGCGCCCATGGCCTGGCGCTTGAGCATCTAGCGCGGGGTGGCGAGAACCTCGCGCTCAATCTCGGGACCGGGCAAGGCCTCTCCGTGCAGCAGATCCTCGATGCCGCCGCGCGCCAGACCGGCAATCCCGTGCCGAGCACCATCCAGCCCCGACGGCAAGGCGACCCACCGATCCTTTATGCCGACCCGAGCCTGGCGCGCCGCACGCTCGGCTTCACGACGCAGCATTCCGACATCGACACGATCCTCGGCACGGCCCTGGCCGAACTGGCCTCGCGCCAGCCGAAATCAATCGTCCAAGCGACTTAA
- a CDS encoding D-amino acid dehydrogenase has product MKITILGAGVIGVTSAYYLAKAGHEVTVIDRQPGPALETSFANAGEISPGYSSPWAAPGIPQKAMKWVFMKYAPLIIQPMLDADTWRWVIAMLGNCTSARYAVNKSRMVRLAEYSRDCLIALREETGIEYDGRAKGTLQLFRTQKQLDGIGKDIAVLKSDGVPFSVLDPAGCIAAEPGLAHVREKIVGGLQLPHDETGDCFKFTNELAKRAEALGVTFQYGVDILGIRTEGKRIVAVKTTRGEITADRFVAAMGSFTPQLLKPLGLRVPVYPVKGYSITVPIVDESRAPVSTVMDETYKIAITRLGDRIRVGGMAEIAGFNRDLPPSRKATLVYSVEDLFGGAGDQSQASYWTGLRPMTPDGTPVIGATEYSNLYLNTGHGTLGWTMACGSGKLLADLIDGKKPDIQSDDLSLARYGSRMAA; this is encoded by the coding sequence ATGAAGATCACCATTCTCGGGGCCGGCGTCATCGGTGTGACCTCAGCCTATTATCTGGCCAAAGCGGGGCACGAGGTGACGGTCATCGACCGGCAGCCTGGCCCGGCGCTGGAGACCAGCTTCGCCAATGCCGGCGAGATCTCGCCCGGCTATTCCTCGCCCTGGGCCGCCCCCGGCATCCCGCAGAAGGCGATGAAGTGGGTGTTCATGAAATATGCCCCGCTCATCATCCAGCCGATGCTGGATGCGGATACCTGGCGCTGGGTGATCGCGATGCTCGGCAACTGCACCTCGGCCCGTTACGCCGTCAACAAGAGCCGCATGGTCCGGCTGGCGGAATATTCCCGCGATTGCCTGATCGCGCTGCGCGAGGAAACCGGCATCGAATATGACGGCCGCGCGAAGGGCACACTGCAATTGTTCCGGACGCAGAAGCAGCTCGACGGCATCGGCAAGGATATCGCCGTGCTGAAGAGCGACGGCGTGCCGTTCTCGGTGCTCGACCCGGCCGGCTGCATCGCGGCGGAGCCCGGCCTCGCCCATGTGCGCGAGAAGATCGTCGGCGGGCTGCAGCTTCCCCATGACGAGACGGGCGACTGCTTCAAGTTCACCAACGAACTGGCCAAGCGCGCGGAGGCCCTGGGCGTCACCTTCCAGTATGGCGTCGACATCCTCGGCATCCGCACCGAAGGCAAGCGCATCGTCGCCGTGAAGACGACGCGCGGCGAGATCACCGCCGATCGCTTCGTCGCCGCCATGGGCAGCTTCACGCCGCAGTTGCTGAAGCCGCTCGGGCTGCGCGTGCCGGTCTATCCGGTCAAGGGCTACTCGATCACCGTCCCGATCGTCGACGAAAGCCGCGCCCCCGTTTCCACCGTCATGGACGAGACCTACAAGATTGCCATCACCCGTCTCGGCGACCGGATCCGGGTCGGCGGCATGGCGGAGATCGCCGGCTTCAACCGCGACCTGCCGCCATCGCGCAAGGCGACGCTGGTCTATTCGGTGGAAGATCTGTTCGGCGGGGCCGGCGACCAGTCGCAGGCCAGCTACTGGACAGGCCTCCGCCCCATGACCCCGGACGGCACGCCGGTGATCGGCGCGACGGAGTACAGCAATCTCTACCTCAACACCGGCCATGGCACGCTGGGCTGGACCATGGCCTGCGGGTCGGGAAAGCTCCTCGCGGACCTGATCGACGGCAAGAAGCCGGATATCCAGTCCGACGATCTCAGCCTGGCGCGCTATGGCAGCCGGATGGCGGCCTGA
- the alr gene encoding alanine racemase, whose translation MNETVRLTMASGVDETSACGRLTIDLAALVENYRRLSRRAAPTPVAAVVKADAYGLGAAEVVPVLHSAGCRDFFVAHFIEAVRLKPFLPGDARLYVLNGLMPGSEGACADLGAIPVLNSLDQAKAWSALALARGIELEAALQVDTGMARLGLSLPELQALATDPAGLAGIRLTLIMSHLACADQPDHAASPSQLAGMRTASALFPGIPVSFANSGGVFLGPEYRGDLARPGVALYGAAPTVAEENPMHPVVRLDVRVIQTRTVPAGTAVGYGGAYLTPRETRIATLAAGYADGLPRSLSNRGAAWFEGTRLPIIGRISMDSLMVDVTALAEDALAPGTLVEMIGPNQTLEAVAADADTISYEILTRLGQRYHRHYAYPSSREGGQGQS comes from the coding sequence ATGAACGAGACCGTGAGGCTGACAATGGCGAGCGGCGTGGATGAGACGTCCGCCTGCGGGCGGCTGACCATCGACCTCGCCGCGCTGGTCGAAAACTATCGCAGGCTCAGCCGGAGGGCGGCGCCGACGCCGGTCGCGGCCGTCGTCAAGGCCGACGCCTACGGCCTCGGCGCGGCGGAGGTCGTGCCGGTGCTGCATTCGGCAGGGTGCCGCGACTTCTTTGTCGCCCATTTCATCGAGGCGGTGCGGCTGAAGCCTTTCCTGCCAGGTGACGCCAGGCTTTATGTCCTGAACGGGCTGATGCCGGGAAGCGAAGGTGCCTGTGCCGATCTCGGCGCCATTCCCGTGCTGAATTCGCTCGATCAGGCAAAGGCCTGGTCGGCGCTGGCCTTGGCACGCGGCATCGAGCTGGAGGCGGCGCTGCAGGTCGATACGGGCATGGCCCGGCTGGGCCTCTCCCTGCCGGAGTTGCAGGCGCTGGCGACTGACCCAGCCGGGTTGGCCGGCATCCGCCTGACCCTGATCATGAGTCATCTCGCCTGCGCCGATCAGCCCGACCACGCCGCGAGCCCGAGCCAGCTTGCCGGGATGCGAACCGCCAGCGCGCTCTTCCCCGGCATTCCCGTCTCCTTCGCCAATTCCGGCGGCGTGTTTTTGGGTCCGGAATATCGCGGCGATCTCGCCCGTCCCGGCGTGGCGCTCTATGGCGCAGCCCCAACCGTGGCCGAGGAAAACCCGATGCACCCGGTCGTCCGGCTCGACGTGCGCGTCATCCAGACTCGCACCGTCCCGGCCGGCACGGCGGTGGGCTATGGCGGCGCCTATCTCACCCCGCGCGAAACCCGCATCGCCACGCTCGCCGCCGGCTATGCCGACGGCCTGCCGCGCTCGCTTAGCAATCGCGGTGCTGCGTGGTTCGAGGGAACGCGACTGCCGATTATCGGCCGGATCTCGATGGACAGCCTCATGGTCGATGTCACGGCGCTTGCCGAAGACGCCCTCGCGCCCGGCACGCTGGTCGAGATGATCGGACCCAACCAGACGCTAGAAGCGGTCGCGGCCGACGCCGACACTATTTCCTACGAGATCCTGACCCGTCTCGGTCAGCGCTACCATCGGCACTACGCATATCCGTCAAGCCGCGAAGGCGGACAGGGGCAGTCATGA
- a CDS encoding substrate-binding domain-containing protein: MKKSSLFASASVLGLGILLNVLGASHADAAANCIKGDRKAPYTLGWANIYSVPTWMKQTQGTIEAEVEQLKKEGLVDKLVVTDAQGDSNVQIQQIQSMIDANVDAIILIAGSSTAPARVLADACAKGIAIINFDSLVDTNDVTAKVNTDSHQWGEQATKFMIDALGGKGKIIILNGPAGVSVSDDRRAGGNDLLKANPGIQILAETNTAYNVAPAQEAVTSLLFANPEIDGILSFGGALSAGAVLALDKQGREQVPITGENARQFLELWKEKGLKSWATMQPNWLGAFAAYTAVQALEGKDVPAFVKVPLPIIDNSNIDEYLARAKDFPADGYIYSPYDRELFAKLLAQK, from the coding sequence ATGAAGAAGTCTTCGCTTTTTGCATCCGCAAGCGTGCTCGGCCTCGGTATCCTTCTGAACGTTCTGGGCGCCTCGCATGCCGACGCCGCCGCCAACTGCATCAAGGGTGACCGCAAGGCGCCCTATACGCTCGGCTGGGCCAACATCTACTCCGTGCCGACCTGGATGAAGCAGACCCAGGGCACGATCGAAGCGGAAGTCGAGCAGCTGAAGAAGGAAGGGCTGGTCGACAAGCTCGTCGTGACTGACGCGCAGGGCGACTCCAATGTCCAGATCCAGCAGATCCAGTCGATGATCGACGCCAATGTCGATGCCATCATCCTGATCGCCGGCTCGTCGACGGCGCCCGCCCGCGTGCTGGCCGATGCCTGCGCCAAAGGCATCGCCATCATCAACTTCGACAGCCTGGTCGACACCAACGACGTGACCGCCAAGGTCAATACGGACTCGCACCAGTGGGGCGAGCAGGCCACCAAGTTCATGATCGATGCGCTGGGGGGCAAGGGCAAGATCATCATCCTGAACGGCCCGGCCGGCGTTTCGGTCAGCGACGATCGCCGCGCTGGCGGCAATGATCTGCTCAAGGCCAATCCGGGCATCCAGATCCTGGCCGAGACCAATACCGCCTACAACGTTGCCCCGGCGCAGGAGGCGGTGACCAGCCTGCTGTTCGCCAATCCGGAAATCGACGGCATCCTCTCCTTCGGCGGGGCGCTTTCGGCCGGCGCCGTGCTGGCCCTCGACAAGCAGGGCCGCGAGCAGGTGCCGATCACCGGCGAGAATGCCCGCCAGTTCCTGGAACTCTGGAAGGAAAAGGGCCTGAAGAGCTGGGCGACGATGCAGCCGAACTGGCTGGGTGCCTTTGCGGCCTATACCGCCGTGCAGGCGCTGGAAGGCAAGGACGTGCCGGCCTTCGTCAAGGTGCCGCTGCCGATCATCGACAACTCCAACATCGACGAGTACCTGGCCCGCGCCAAGGACTTCCCGGCCGACGGCTATATCTATTCGCCGTATGACCGCGAGCTCTTCGCCAAGCTTCTGGCCCAGAAGTAG
- a CDS encoding sugar phosphate isomerase/epimerase family protein: MKNKLGVHAQVWVGGWSHEEAARAIASTASLGYDYIEAPALDPSLIDIDFTRKELEKAGLGITTSLGLDDSCDISAGDPGKKARGEAHLMQVVKTTRDLGGTHITGILYSGFQKYFTAATKEGVAGAVEVLQRVAEEAAKSNITLGLEVVNRYETNVINTAAQGVELCKRVGMANVKVHLDCYHMNIEEADAEQAIIDTGDYLGYFHTGESHRGYLGTGSIDFVKIFRGLVKANYQGPICFESFSSAVAGEPLTGILGIWRNLWTDSTDLCRHAMEFTQAQMHAAKQAQAIGGSVDW; encoded by the coding sequence ATGAAGAACAAGCTGGGCGTCCACGCACAGGTCTGGGTCGGCGGCTGGAGCCATGAGGAAGCGGCCCGCGCGATCGCGAGCACGGCATCGCTGGGCTACGATTATATCGAAGCGCCGGCGCTCGATCCGTCGCTCATCGACATCGACTTCACCCGCAAGGAGCTGGAGAAGGCCGGGCTCGGCATCACCACCTCGCTAGGCCTCGATGACAGCTGCGATATCTCGGCCGGCGACCCCGGCAAGAAGGCGCGCGGCGAGGCGCATCTGATGCAGGTCGTGAAGACCACGCGCGACCTCGGCGGCACCCACATCACGGGCATCCTCTATTCCGGCTTCCAGAAATATTTCACCGCCGCTACCAAGGAGGGCGTCGCCGGCGCTGTCGAAGTTCTGCAGCGCGTCGCGGAGGAAGCTGCCAAGAGCAACATCACGCTCGGCCTCGAAGTGGTGAACCGCTACGAGACCAACGTCATCAACACCGCCGCCCAGGGCGTCGAGCTCTGCAAGCGCGTCGGCATGGCCAACGTCAAGGTTCACCTCGATTGCTATCACATGAACATCGAGGAAGCCGACGCCGAGCAGGCGATCATCGATACCGGCGACTATCTCGGCTATTTCCACACCGGCGAGTCGCATCGCGGCTATCTCGGCACCGGCTCGATCGACTTCGTGAAGATCTTCCGCGGGCTGGTGAAGGCCAACTATCAAGGCCCGATCTGCTTTGAATCCTTCTCCTCCGCCGTCGCCGGCGAGCCGCTGACCGGCATTCTCGGCATCTGGCGCAATCTCTGGACCGACTCCACCGATCTCTGCCGCCACGCGATGGAGTTCACCCAGGCCCAGATGCACGCCGCCAAGCAGGCCCAGGCGATTGGGGGCAGCGTCGACTGGTAA
- a CDS encoding ABC transporter permease, with translation MSIRDAGFLSRSRILAVVTSRPFLTFAIVALVWIVASFVSRGFGAYGHLRYLVELAAVIGIVAAGQTFVVIAGGIDLSVAAIVTVAAVGLPLFAIDADPTGLTPILAVLAMTTAIGLVNGLGVALLRVHPMIMTLAMATFLQGLLIIIAGGSAVTAANPLVSWVGNARPLGIPAGILVWVVISVVVLVVMHATPFGARLFAMGAGPLAAKLSGVPIASTTMAVYGISGFMSGLAGIIVLGMNGQGYVGIGDPYLLASIAAVVLGGTSILGGLGTYAGSIPGAILLVTITALITVVNASPGWRSILFGTLILALLLLSGREAARR, from the coding sequence ATGAGCATTCGCGACGCCGGATTCCTGTCCCGATCCCGCATCCTCGCGGTCGTCACCAGCCGGCCGTTCCTGACCTTCGCCATCGTGGCGCTGGTCTGGATCGTCGCCAGCTTCGTCTCACGCGGTTTCGGTGCCTATGGCCATCTGCGCTATCTGGTCGAGCTCGCCGCCGTCATCGGCATCGTCGCGGCCGGCCAGACCTTCGTCGTCATCGCCGGCGGCATCGATCTCTCGGTCGCGGCGATCGTCACGGTCGCCGCCGTCGGACTGCCGCTCTTCGCCATCGACGCCGACCCGACGGGCCTGACGCCGATCCTCGCCGTGCTCGCCATGACCACGGCGATTGGCCTCGTCAACGGCCTCGGAGTCGCCTTGCTGCGCGTGCATCCGATGATCATGACGCTGGCGATGGCGACCTTCCTGCAGGGGCTTTTGATCATCATCGCCGGCGGCAGCGCCGTCACCGCGGCCAACCCGCTCGTCAGTTGGGTCGGCAATGCGCGGCCTCTAGGCATTCCGGCCGGCATCCTCGTCTGGGTGGTGATCTCCGTCGTCGTGCTGGTCGTCATGCACGCGACGCCCTTCGGCGCGCGCCTGTTCGCCATGGGCGCCGGTCCGCTGGCGGCCAAGCTCTCCGGCGTGCCGATCGCCAGCACCACCATGGCCGTCTATGGCATCAGCGGCTTCATGTCGGGGCTTGCCGGCATCATCGTGCTCGGCATGAACGGGCAGGGCTATGTCGGCATCGGCGATCCCTACCTGCTCGCCTCGATCGCGGCCGTGGTGCTGGGCGGAACCTCGATCCTGGGTGGGCTCGGCACCTATGCCGGCTCGATCCCTGGCGCCATCCTGCTGGTGACGATCACGGCGCTAATCACCGTCGTCAACGCCTCGCCGGGCTGGCGCAGCATCCTGTTCGGCACGCTGATCCTCGCCCTGCTGCTGCTCTCGGGCCGGGAGGCGGCGCGACGCTAG